In Phosphitispora fastidiosa, the genomic stretch ATGAAGTGGGCTCTTTTATCTGGGAACTGCTTGATGGCGCCCGCAGCAAAGAAGACATACTTGCTGAGATATGCCGCGAATTTAATGTGGGCCGTGAAGTGGCCGCCGCGGATTTGGAGGAATTTATCGCAGTATTAAAGTCCAAAAGCTTGGTAGTTACTGCTTAATTTACGGACAACCTACTAAGAACTGGGGGGTTAAGTTGAAGGAAATATTGCTTAATTTTGCTGAGATGCCTTTTGTTATCAAAACCCATGATGATGAAATTGCCGCTTGGTTAGCGGAACACTTCTCAGGTGAAGAGGCCGAAAATGCTTCCGGGACTGAGATTGAAATTGATCCTGATTCGACAC encodes the following:
- a CDS encoding PqqD family protein, with the protein product MTEAADFCRNSAMITRVIDGEAVIMDPQQGKVLALNEVGSFIWELLDGARSKEDILAEICREFNVGREVAAADLEEFIAVLKSKSLVVTA